The following proteins are encoded in a genomic region of Chloroflexota bacterium:
- a CDS encoding SDR family oxidoreductase, translating to MGALDGKVALVTGARGGIGLATARALAAAGTKLVLGDVASLDETLTTIDAAPGSIVGVKLDVTSPADAEAAVTTALERFGRLDILVNNAGVGKPAPLADVSDELWDWIIDINLKGAFICARAAAPKLATGGCIVNVASLAGRSSSPSMACAYSASKAGLLGLTRHLAKELAPRGIRVTAVNPGVVLTPLATDNYSAELMDRTVSAVPLGRAAQPEEIAQAILFLASDAASYVTGASLDVNGGLFMA from the coding sequence ATGGGAGCACTCGACGGCAAGGTTGCCCTGGTCACCGGCGCGCGCGGCGGCATCGGGCTGGCGACCGCCCGCGCACTGGCCGCCGCCGGCACGAAACTCGTCCTCGGCGACGTTGCCAGCCTGGACGAGACCCTCACCACCATCGACGCGGCCCCTGGCAGCATCGTCGGCGTCAAGCTCGACGTGACCAGCCCCGCCGACGCCGAGGCAGCCGTCACGACGGCCCTGGAGCGGTTCGGCCGCCTGGACATCCTGGTCAACAACGCCGGGGTCGGGAAGCCGGCCCCGCTCGCCGATGTCTCGGACGAGCTGTGGGACTGGATCATCGACATCAACCTGAAAGGCGCGTTCATCTGCGCCCGGGCCGCCGCCCCGAAGCTCGCCACCGGCGGCTGCATCGTCAACGTCGCCTCGCTGGCCGGCCGCTCGTCCAGCCCGTCGATGGCCTGCGCCTACTCGGCCTCCAAGGCCGGGCTGCTCGGCCTGACGCGGCATCTCGCCAAGGAGCTTGCGCCGCGCGGCATCCGCGTCACGGCGGTCAACCCCGGCGTCGTGCTGACGCCGCTGGCGACGGACAACTACTCAGCCGAGCTGATGGATCGCACCGTCAGCGCCGTGCCGCTCGGGCGCGCCGCCCAGCCCGAGGAGATCGCCCAGGCGATCCTCTTCCTGGCCTCAGACGCCGCCAGCTACGTAACGGGCGCGTCGCTGGACGTAAACGGCGGCCTGTTCATGGCGTAG
- a CDS encoding TIGR00730 family Rossman fold protein, translating into MPQAGLRRICVFCGSRPGVRPEYLALARQLGSLLAERRIGLVYGGASVGVMGAVADATLRGGGEVIGVIPQALVRPEVAHDHLTELRVVATMHERKALMAELSDAVIALPGGFGTFEELFETLTWSQLGIHNKAFGILNVGGFYDGLLALVDHAVSEGFIPEPHRALILEDSDPAAMIDRLAVYEPPPPIWKWLKPEET; encoded by the coding sequence ATGCCGCAAGCGGGTCTTCGTCGGATTTGTGTGTTCTGTGGCTCGCGGCCGGGCGTCCGGCCAGAGTATCTCGCCCTGGCGCGGCAGCTTGGCAGCCTGCTGGCCGAGCGCCGCATCGGCCTGGTCTACGGCGGCGCGAGCGTCGGGGTGATGGGTGCGGTCGCGGACGCCACCCTCAGGGGCGGCGGCGAAGTGATCGGCGTGATCCCGCAGGCGCTGGTTCGCCCAGAGGTCGCCCACGACCACCTGACCGAGCTGCGTGTCGTCGCCACCATGCACGAGCGCAAGGCCTTGATGGCCGAGCTGTCAGACGCCGTGATCGCGCTGCCGGGCGGCTTCGGCACCTTCGAGGAGTTGTTCGAGACGCTGACGTGGTCGCAGCTTGGCATCCACAACAAGGCGTTCGGCATCCTCAACGTCGGCGGCTTCTACGACGGCCTGCTGGCGCTGGTAGACCATGCCGTCAGCGAGGGCTTCATCCCCGAGCCGCACCGCGCCCTGATCCTCGAGGACTCGGACCCCGCCGCGATGATCGACCGGCTGGCCGTCTACGAGCCGCCCCCGCCGATCTGGAAGTGGCTCAAGCCCGAGGAGACCTGA
- the metG gene encoding methionine--tRNA ligase subunit beta: protein MSEQTSTRRPAASSDASSADVVPAAESAAATPAPAAPAPAVSADDGIVTIDDFAKLDLRVALVTAVERVPKTEKLLKLSLDLGFEQRTIVSGIAQFYEPEQLVGRRIVIIANLKPAKIRGVESRGMLLAAGGRGEGEQLGLITLDKEIPAGTRVS, encoded by the coding sequence ATGAGTGAGCAGACAAGCACCCGGCGGCCCGCGGCGTCGTCCGACGCGTCGTCCGCCGACGTTGTGCCGGCGGCCGAGTCGGCGGCGGCGACGCCCGCCCCGGCCGCTCCAGCGCCAGCCGTATCGGCGGACGACGGCATCGTCACCATCGACGACTTCGCGAAGCTCGATCTGCGGGTGGCGCTTGTCACGGCCGTCGAGCGCGTGCCGAAGACCGAGAAGCTCCTGAAGCTGAGCCTCGATCTCGGCTTCGAGCAGCGGACCATCGTCTCGGGCATCGCGCAGTTCTACGAGCCGGAGCAGCTTGTCGGGCGTCGCATCGTCATCATCGCCAACCTCAAGCCGGCCAAGATCCGGGGGGTCGAGTCGCGGGGGATGCTGCTGGCGGCCGGTGGGCGGGGCGAGGGCGAGCAACTGGGGCTTATCACGCTCGACAAGGAGATTCCGGCGGGCACGCGGGTCTCGTAG
- a CDS encoding peptide ABC transporter substrate-binding protein — translation MVRVRRLLYAPLLLLVILCVACQGAAAPPAKPAESKPAESKPAATTAPAAPAAQGAATAKPAEAAKPAEAAKPAAAAKPTTGGQLKVGINADLTTMDPHVSSAAVDRQIYQSIFDSLVRLDKDLSIKPGLAESWEQPDPKTLVFKLRSGVKYHDGEPFNAASVKANIERAQTHPKSQRKSELADVASVEVVNDTTVKFTLKNPSSPLLSLLTDRAGMMVSIKAAEAAGDDFARKPVGTGPFSFVEWVKDDRLVVKKNPDYWQKDEAGVQLPYLDGITYKPIPDGTQRLNALKTSTVDIIDVPASKDMPILKSGQDLAYSEIPGLAFRYIQINVKRTPLDKKEIRQAIAWAIDREAINKAVFFGVGTPAYQAIPPLSFAFDKDFKANSPRDVAKAKSLVQASGVANPTFTMLVTNTPEDKQIAEVYKEQLSEVGITMNIELLEFATLLDRSLKEEFDAISLQWSGRPDPDGNVFLYFHTKGSGNRSQYSNPEVDKLLEQTRVTSDNAERKKLYADVNKIVTDDSPMVFIQHRPEVKVMSKKIQGFTHVPDGMMRFAAVSLTP, via the coding sequence GTGGTTCGCGTTCGTCGTCTACTGTACGCGCCGCTCTTGTTGCTGGTGATCTTGTGCGTCGCCTGTCAAGGCGCCGCCGCGCCACCGGCGAAGCCGGCCGAATCGAAGCCGGCCGAGAGCAAGCCCGCTGCCACCACGGCCCCGGCCGCCCCCGCTGCTCAGGGGGCGGCCACCGCCAAGCCGGCCGAGGCTGCGAAACCCGCCGAAGCTGCCAAGCCGGCCGCCGCTGCGAAGCCGACCACTGGTGGCCAACTGAAGGTCGGTATCAACGCCGATCTGACCACGATGGACCCGCACGTCTCGTCGGCGGCCGTCGACCGCCAGATCTACCAGAGCATTTTCGACTCGCTGGTGCGGCTGGACAAGGATCTGAGCATCAAGCCAGGGCTTGCCGAGTCCTGGGAGCAGCCAGATCCGAAAACGCTGGTCTTCAAGCTGCGCTCGGGCGTGAAGTACCACGATGGCGAGCCGTTCAACGCCGCCTCGGTGAAGGCGAACATCGAGCGCGCGCAGACGCACCCGAAGTCGCAGCGCAAGAGCGAGCTTGCAGACGTGGCCTCGGTGGAGGTCGTCAACGACACGACCGTCAAGTTCACCCTCAAGAACCCGTCCTCGCCGCTGCTCAGCCTGCTGACGGACCGGGCCGGCATGATGGTCTCGATCAAGGCTGCCGAGGCGGCCGGCGACGACTTCGCGCGGAAGCCGGTCGGCACGGGGCCGTTCTCGTTCGTCGAGTGGGTCAAGGATGACCGGCTGGTCGTCAAGAAGAACCCTGACTACTGGCAGAAGGACGAGGCCGGCGTGCAACTGCCGTACCTGGATGGGATCACCTACAAGCCGATCCCGGACGGCACGCAGCGCCTCAACGCGCTCAAGACCAGCACGGTGGACATCATCGACGTGCCGGCCTCGAAGGATATGCCGATCCTCAAGAGCGGCCAGGATCTGGCCTACTCCGAGATCCCCGGGCTGGCGTTCCGCTACATCCAGATCAATGTCAAGCGGACGCCGCTCGACAAGAAGGAGATCCGCCAGGCCATCGCCTGGGCCATCGACCGCGAGGCGATCAACAAGGCGGTTTTCTTCGGGGTGGGGACGCCCGCCTACCAGGCGATCCCGCCGCTGAGCTTCGCCTTCGACAAGGATTTCAAGGCCAACTCGCCGCGCGACGTGGCGAAGGCGAAGTCGCTGGTACAGGCCTCGGGCGTCGCCAACCCGACCTTCACGATGCTGGTCACCAACACCCCGGAGGACAAGCAGATCGCCGAGGTGTACAAGGAGCAGCTCTCCGAAGTCGGCATCACGATGAACATCGAGCTGCTGGAGTTCGCGACGCTGCTGGACCGCAGCCTGAAGGAGGAGTTCGACGCGATCTCCCTCCAGTGGAGCGGCCGGCCCGATCCTGACGGCAACGTCTTCCTCTACTTCCACACCAAGGGCAGCGGCAATCGCAGCCAGTACTCGAACCCCGAGGTTGACAAGCTGCTGGAGCAGACGCGCGTCACCTCGGACAACGCCGAGCGCAAGAAGCTGTACGCCGACGTCAACAAGATCGTCACCGACGACTCGCCGATGGTCTTCATCCAGCACCGCCCGGAAGTGAAGGTGATGTCCAAGAAGATCCAGGGGTTCACCCACGTTCCGGACGGGATGATGCGGTTCGCGGCGGTGTCGCTGACGCCGTAG
- a CDS encoding peptide ABC transporter substrate-binding protein, whose product MGRIQRALLAPFLLLVVLTLACQSASAPAPKPAETRPAESKPAAAAPAATTAPAPAKPAEAAKPAEAAKPAEAAKPSAAAPAAAGKPQPGGVMRVALSGEITTLDPHLSTSSQDRQIYQSVFDSLVRLDKDLNIVPGLAKSWEQPDPKTIVFKLQSGVKYHDGEPFNAASVKANVDRMKTHPKSLRKGELDDVTAVDVVDDLTVKFTLKAPSAPLLSLLTDRAGMMVSTKAAEAAGDDFARKPVGAGPFTFVEWVKDDHMTLRKWAQHWEKDADGVQLPYLDEVIYKPIPDGNQRLVAVKTGTVDMIDLPPSKDMPALKRGTEVRYSEVPGLAYRYIQINVKKAPLDNKAFRQAMAWSIDREGINKAIFFDVGQVGYQAIPPSSFAFDPDFKPYSPRDLTKAKAKLAESGVADPTFTAIVPNTPDDKQLAEVFKEQLAEAGITMNIELLEATVLGDRALKREYQAVINGWSGRPDPDGNVFNFFHSKGAQNRSDYVNAEVDKLLEAARNTYDNGERKKLYGQANVLILDDSPVIFSQHRPEVKVLTNKVQGFSHVPDGMIRLWSVWLQK is encoded by the coding sequence GTGGGTCGTATTCAACGTGCCTTGCTTGCGCCGTTCCTCCTGCTGGTGGTGCTGACACTCGCGTGTCAGTCTGCGAGCGCGCCGGCCCCGAAGCCGGCCGAGACCAGGCCTGCTGAATCGAAGCCAGCAGCCGCGGCGCCGGCCGCCACCACTGCGCCGGCCCCGGCCAAGCCGGCTGAAGCTGCTAAGCCGGCCGAAGCTGCCAAACCGGCCGAGGCCGCGAAACCGTCGGCTGCCGCACCGGCCGCCGCTGGGAAGCCGCAGCCGGGCGGCGTCATGCGCGTGGCGCTCTCCGGCGAGATCACCACGCTGGACCCTCACCTCTCGACCTCGTCGCAGGACCGCCAGATCTACCAGAGCGTCTTCGACTCGCTGGTGCGGCTGGACAAGGATCTGAACATCGTGCCGGGGCTGGCGAAGTCCTGGGAGCAGCCAGATCCGAAGACCATCGTGTTCAAGCTGCAGTCCGGCGTGAAGTACCACGACGGTGAGCCGTTCAACGCGGCCTCGGTCAAGGCGAACGTCGACCGGATGAAGACGCATCCGAAGTCCCTGCGGAAGGGCGAGCTTGACGACGTCACCGCCGTGGACGTGGTGGATGATCTGACCGTCAAGTTCACCCTCAAAGCGCCCTCGGCTCCGCTGCTCAGCCTGCTGACCGACCGGGCCGGCATGATGGTCTCGACCAAGGCTGCCGAGGCCGCCGGCGACGACTTCGCGCGGAAGCCGGTCGGCGCCGGCCCCTTCACGTTCGTGGAGTGGGTCAAGGACGACCACATGACGCTTCGCAAGTGGGCGCAGCACTGGGAGAAGGACGCGGACGGCGTTCAGCTGCCGTACCTGGACGAGGTCATCTACAAGCCGATCCCGGACGGCAACCAGCGGCTGGTCGCCGTCAAGACGGGGACGGTGGACATGATCGATCTGCCGCCCTCGAAGGACATGCCGGCCCTGAAGCGGGGCACGGAGGTCCGCTACTCCGAGGTGCCGGGGCTGGCGTACCGCTACATCCAGATCAACGTGAAGAAGGCGCCGCTCGACAACAAGGCGTTCCGCCAGGCGATGGCCTGGAGCATCGACCGCGAGGGCATCAACAAGGCGATCTTCTTCGACGTCGGGCAGGTCGGCTACCAGGCGATCCCGCCGTCGAGCTTCGCGTTCGACCCGGACTTCAAGCCGTACTCGCCGCGCGACCTGACGAAGGCGAAGGCGAAACTGGCCGAGTCCGGCGTGGCCGATCCGACCTTCACGGCCATCGTGCCGAACACGCCAGACGACAAGCAACTGGCCGAGGTGTTCAAGGAGCAGTTGGCCGAGGCTGGCATCACCATGAACATCGAGCTGCTGGAGGCGACGGTCCTGGGCGACCGCGCCCTGAAGCGCGAGTACCAGGCGGTCATCAACGGCTGGAGCGGCCGGCCAGACCCTGACGGCAACGTTTTCAACTTCTTCCACAGCAAGGGCGCGCAGAACCGCAGCGACTACGTGAACGCCGAAGTGGACAAGCTGTTGGAGGCGGCGCGCAACACCTACGACAACGGCGAGCGGAAGAAGCTGTACGGCCAGGCGAACGTGCTGATCCTGGACGATTCGCCGGTGATCTTCAGCCAGCACCGGCCCGAGGTCAAGGTGCTGACGAACAAGGTGCAGGGGTTCAGCCACGTCCCTGATGGGATGATCCGTCTGTGGTCGGTCTGGCTCCAGAAATAG
- a CDS encoding ABC transporter permease, whose amino-acid sequence MTTYILKRIVSMVPVLLLVSVVIFSLIHLTPGDPVVAMLGEEATPQARDNLRRQLGLDQPLPVQYATWLVKVVSGDLGRSIRTNQPVAQAIVERLPVTVQLAVLALIFGLVIAIPAGVIAATRRGSIADIGSTVLCLLGVSMPNFLLAVFLVYVFSLTLRWLPPIGYTSPLTDLGANLKGMIMPAITLGAFAAAATARLTRSTLLEVLNQDYIRTGFAKGLTETAVIRKHAMKNAMIPVVTVVGLQLGNLLGSAIVTETIFALPGIGRLVVDSIYQRDFPLVQGVVLYLALIFLVVNLLVDLIYAYLDPRIRYG is encoded by the coding sequence ATGACGACCTACATCCTCAAACGCATCGTGTCGATGGTGCCGGTCCTGCTGCTGGTGAGCGTCGTGATCTTCTCCCTGATCCACCTGACGCCGGGCGACCCCGTCGTGGCGATGCTCGGCGAGGAGGCGACGCCCCAGGCCCGCGACAACCTGCGCCGGCAACTGGGGTTGGATCAGCCGTTGCCGGTGCAGTACGCCACCTGGCTGGTGAAGGTCGTCAGCGGCGACCTCGGCCGCTCGATCCGCACGAACCAGCCGGTGGCACAGGCCATCGTGGAGCGGCTGCCGGTGACGGTGCAACTGGCGGTGCTGGCCCTGATCTTCGGGCTGGTGATCGCGATCCCGGCCGGGGTGATCGCGGCCACCCGACGCGGGAGTATCGCCGACATCGGCTCGACGGTCCTGTGCCTGCTCGGCGTCTCGATGCCGAACTTCCTGCTGGCCGTCTTCCTGGTCTACGTCTTCTCGCTGACGCTGCGCTGGCTGCCGCCCATCGGCTACACCAGCCCGCTGACGGATCTCGGGGCGAACCTGAAGGGGATGATCATGCCGGCGATCACCCTCGGGGCGTTCGCGGCGGCGGCCACGGCCCGGCTGACCCGCTCGACGCTGCTGGAGGTGCTGAACCAGGACTACATCCGGACCGGCTTCGCCAAGGGCCTCACCGAGACGGCCGTCATCCGCAAACATGCCATGAAGAACGCGATGATCCCGGTCGTGACGGTGGTGGGGCTGCAACTGGGCAACCTGCTCGGCAGCGCCATCGTCACCGAGACGATCTTCGCGCTGCCGGGCATCGGGCGGCTGGTGGTGGACAGCATCTACCAGCGCGATTTTCCGCTGGTGCAGGGGGTGGTGCTCTACCTGGCGCTGATCTTCCTGGTGGTCAACCTGCTGGTGGACCTGATCTACGCCTATCTGGACCCACGGATTCGGTACGGATGA
- a CDS encoding ABC transporter permease, which yields MGIVLLVVACAVLAPFISPYDPNRQQLLKTLQAPSAEHLLGTDENGRDVLSRILYGTSVSLKAGVISVSIALALGVVSGLTSGYFGGRVDNLIMRGMDALLAFPTLVLALAITATLGPGLSNAMIAIGIVYTPIFARLTRGQVLSVREREFVEAARTIGAGHVRIMGRHILPNVIAPLIVQVSLSIALAILAEATLSFLGLGVQPPDPSWGSMVSRGKDYLDMAPWLAFAPGGAILLAVMGFNFLGDAIRDALDPRMARAK from the coding sequence ATGGGGATCGTCCTGCTGGTGGTGGCGTGCGCCGTCCTTGCGCCGTTCATCAGCCCGTACGACCCGAACCGCCAGCAGCTCTTGAAGACGTTGCAGGCGCCCAGCGCCGAGCACCTGCTCGGCACCGACGAAAACGGTCGGGATGTGCTGAGCCGAATCCTGTACGGCACGAGCGTCTCGCTGAAGGCCGGAGTCATCTCGGTGTCGATTGCGCTGGCGCTGGGCGTCGTCAGCGGCCTGACCTCTGGCTACTTCGGCGGGCGGGTGGACAACCTGATCATGCGCGGGATGGACGCGCTGCTGGCGTTCCCGACGCTGGTGCTGGCCCTGGCGATCACGGCGACGCTCGGGCCGGGCCTGAGCAATGCGATGATCGCCATCGGCATCGTCTACACGCCGATCTTCGCCAGACTGACGCGCGGACAGGTGCTCTCCGTCCGCGAGCGCGAGTTCGTGGAGGCGGCGCGGACCATCGGGGCGGGGCATGTCCGGATCATGGGCCGGCACATCCTGCCGAACGTGATCGCGCCGCTGATCGTCCAGGTGTCGCTGAGTATCGCGCTGGCGATCCTGGCCGAGGCGACCCTGAGCTTCCTGGGGCTGGGCGTCCAGCCGCCAGATCCGTCGTGGGGCTCGATGGTCAGCCGAGGCAAAGACTACCTGGACATGGCGCCGTGGCTGGCGTTCGCGCCCGGCGGCGCGATCCTGCTGGCGGTGATGGGGTTCAACTTCCTGGGGGACGCCATCCGCGACGCCCTTGACCCGAGGATGGCCCGGGCGAAGTGA
- a CDS encoding VWA domain-containing protein translates to MTLDFTQPLLLLLLLVLPAFWLIGRISRTHLPKQRRRLVLGVRIAVAALLILGLAGPRIIGRADEQAVAFLVDVSDSVTPPMRERQLQFMRDAMATMTDRDRATIIAFGSQSVLERPLSTARPLGPIASIVDGGKTDIGGAIRLALATLPSTMARKIVVVSDGNENTGKAIEQARVAAAAGVPIQVMPLAQQAGPEVLVRQVETPAFVREGEKFSASINLDASQDTRARVHLLADGRLLSSQDVNLTQGSNTIVMPQEPLPPGFHLFKVQVEASADTYIQNNEGGSYTVVTGKPRVLLIESEGGETRFLAEALQSAGLEVDVHSTKTAVIDLPTLRGYESVVLANVPASELSVSQMRAITSYVQNLGGGLVVVGGEQSYGVGRYNRTPLEEALPVRMDLRGRTLTASVALVLVIDASGSMAGGPGSSKMDLAKEAASRATELLSEQDQLGVISFDDTPRWVVPTNFLEDPSLVQAQIGSIAPGGGTAIFPALETAYNDIVTREAKVRHILLLTDGLSSGGDYDRLTNAMQQNGITLSTIAVGSDADFALMQRLANLGKGRYFEGNDPFEVPQMIVKDTQEVARAAIVEEAFRPAQVGSSPILEGIDVRQMPPLLGYVSTTPKPTSQVLLVSNQMDPVLSEWQYGLGHVVAWTSDVKNRWAQDMLTWPAFSQFWAQVVKRTIPVPVDRNLQVQITQEGATAKVTVDSVADDKTYQNFLRTSATVVDPANGQSQVTIPQVAPGRYETRIPIGGEGAYFLNIVQSDASGAPIAGRPAGFVIPYSQEYRDLRANPDLLGQLAGITSGQVVSDPKTVFERDRRVDGQPRELWPWFLILAALLFLFDVAARRLRLGWMDAELAWSYVLDNWLGRAKLAAAPAASRLLAAKGRISIEGGGLAAGRRGAAARNGPATAGSAVASSRTASSSALGARLLTAKKRAGPAASSSAGGSQPDDA, encoded by the coding sequence ATGACCCTCGACTTCACACAGCCGCTCCTGCTGCTTCTGCTGCTGGTCTTGCCGGCCTTCTGGCTGATCGGCCGCATCAGCCGGACGCATCTGCCAAAGCAGCGGCGTCGGCTGGTGCTCGGCGTGCGGATCGCCGTGGCGGCGCTGCTCATCCTCGGGCTGGCCGGGCCGCGCATCATCGGGCGGGCCGACGAGCAGGCCGTGGCGTTCCTGGTGGACGTCTCGGACAGCGTGACGCCGCCGATGCGCGAGCGCCAGCTCCAGTTCATGCGCGACGCGATGGCCACCATGACCGACCGCGACCGCGCCACGATCATCGCGTTCGGGTCGCAGTCGGTGCTCGAACGGCCGTTGAGCACGGCCCGCCCGCTCGGCCCCATCGCCTCGATTGTGGACGGCGGCAAGACCGATATCGGCGGGGCGATTCGGCTGGCCCTGGCGACGCTGCCCAGCACGATGGCGCGCAAGATCGTGGTGGTCTCGGATGGCAACGAGAACACCGGCAAGGCCATCGAGCAGGCGCGCGTGGCGGCGGCGGCCGGCGTGCCGATCCAGGTGATGCCGCTGGCGCAGCAGGCCGGCCCTGAGGTGCTGGTGCGGCAGGTGGAGACGCCGGCATTTGTCCGCGAGGGCGAGAAGTTCTCGGCGAGCATCAACCTGGACGCCAGCCAGGACACCCGCGCGCGGGTCCATCTGCTGGCGGATGGCCGGCTGCTCTCCAGCCAGGATGTGAACCTGACGCAGGGCAGCAACACCATCGTCATGCCCCAGGAGCCGCTGCCGCCGGGCTTCCACCTGTTCAAGGTGCAGGTCGAGGCCTCGGCAGACACCTACATCCAGAACAATGAGGGCGGCAGCTACACCGTGGTGACGGGTAAGCCGCGCGTCCTGCTGATCGAGTCTGAGGGCGGCGAGACGCGCTTCCTGGCCGAGGCGCTGCAGTCGGCGGGCCTGGAGGTGGACGTCCACAGCACTAAGACAGCGGTCATCGACCTGCCGACCCTGCGCGGCTACGAGAGCGTCGTGCTGGCGAACGTGCCGGCCTCCGAGCTGAGCGTCAGCCAGATGCGCGCGATCACCTCCTACGTCCAGAACCTGGGTGGCGGGCTGGTCGTGGTGGGCGGCGAGCAGAGCTACGGCGTGGGCCGCTACAACCGCACGCCGCTCGAAGAGGCGCTGCCGGTGCGGATGGATCTGCGGGGCAGGACGCTGACGGCCAGCGTGGCACTGGTGCTGGTCATCGACGCCTCGGGCAGCATGGCGGGCGGCCCTGGCTCCTCGAAGATGGATCTGGCGAAGGAGGCCGCCAGCCGCGCCACCGAGCTGCTGAGCGAGCAGGATCAGCTTGGCGTGATCTCGTTCGACGACACGCCGCGCTGGGTGGTCCCGACGAACTTCCTCGAAGACCCGTCGCTGGTGCAGGCGCAGATCGGCTCGATCGCCCCGGGCGGCGGGACGGCCATCTTCCCGGCCCTGGAGACGGCCTACAACGACATCGTGACCCGCGAGGCGAAGGTCCGACACATCCTGCTGCTGACGGACGGCCTCTCCTCGGGCGGCGACTACGACCGTCTGACCAACGCGATGCAGCAGAACGGCATCACCCTCTCGACCATCGCCGTCGGGTCGGACGCGGACTTCGCACTGATGCAGCGGCTGGCGAACCTCGGAAAGGGACGCTACTTCGAGGGGAACGACCCGTTCGAAGTGCCGCAGATGATCGTGAAGGACACCCAGGAGGTCGCGCGGGCGGCCATCGTGGAGGAGGCGTTCCGGCCGGCCCAGGTCGGCTCCAGCCCGATCCTCGAAGGCATCGACGTGCGCCAGATGCCGCCGTTGCTCGGGTACGTCTCGACCACGCCGAAGCCGACGAGCCAGGTGCTGCTGGTCTCGAACCAGATGGACCCGGTCCTCTCGGAGTGGCAGTACGGCCTGGGGCACGTGGTGGCCTGGACCTCCGACGTGAAGAACCGCTGGGCGCAGGACATGCTGACCTGGCCGGCCTTCAGCCAGTTCTGGGCGCAGGTGGTCAAGCGCACGATCCCGGTGCCGGTGGACCGCAATCTCCAGGTGCAGATCACCCAGGAGGGCGCCACGGCGAAGGTGACGGTGGACAGCGTCGCCGACGACAAGACGTACCAGAACTTCCTGCGGACCAGCGCGACGGTAGTCGACCCGGCCAACGGGCAGAGTCAGGTGACGATCCCGCAGGTAGCCCCTGGCCGCTACGAGACCCGCATTCCCATCGGCGGCGAGGGCGCGTACTTCCTGAACATCGTGCAGTCTGACGCGAGCGGCGCGCCGATTGCCGGCCGGCCGGCCGGCTTCGTGATCCCATACTCGCAGGAGTACCGCGATCTCCGCGCCAACCCGGACCTGTTGGGCCAGCTTGCGGGCATCACCAGCGGGCAGGTGGTCAGCGATCCGAAGACGGTCTTCGAGCGCGACCGGCGGGTGGACGGCCAGCCGCGCGAGCTGTGGCCGTGGTTCCTGATCCTGGCGGCGCTGCTGTTCCTCTTCGACGTGGCGGCTCGCCGTCTGCGGCTCGGCTGGATGGACGCCGAGCTGGCCTGGAGCTACGTCCTGGACAACTGGCTTGGCCGCGCAAAGCTGGCGGCGGCTCCCGCCGCCTCGCGGCTGCTGGCCGCCAAGGGCCGCATCTCCATCGAGGGCGGCGGCTTGGCGGCGGGCCGGCGGGGAGCGGCTGCCCGCAACGGCCCGGCGACGGCCGGCTCGGCGGTGGCCTCCTCGCGGACCGCCAGCTCGTCGGCGCTCGGGGCGCGGCTGCTGACGGCCAAGAAGCGGGCCGGGCCGGCCGCGTCAAGCTCGGCCGGCGGCTCGCAGCCCGACGACGCCTGA